Genomic window (Aquimarina sp. BL5):
TAATCTAGTACTTTCTTTACTGTCTATAGTAAATCCATTCTTGATCATCAATTCTTTATAAAAGTCAGTTTTGGTTGCAGTAGTTGTAGTAACTGTTTTGGTTTTTTTGATTTTAATGTCAAAATTATTAACAGCGATCAAAGTTTCATAAAAATCAATCTTAGTATTCTTAACATTATTAGATTCCTCTTTAGTAGTTTCTGTAAAAGTCGTTTCTTGAGCATTTACATTAGAGAAAGAAAATAAAATGATAATCGTAAGAATAATAGTTTTCATAATTTTTGGGGCTTAATGAAGTTATTACTTGATCTGTAGCAAATTTACAATCAAACACTTATGAAAAAAAACGATTTGTAATGTTTTAGATGAAGCGATATTTTATATCGATAAACAACACATATTTTACGGTTTAACCGTATTTTTTAGTATTGTTTTTTGTCCGTTTTTGTACTTTTTGTTGACTTATAGTCCTTTAAGCTTAAGGATTTACGTCAGAAATTGATTTATTTCTAAAGAAATAGATATTGTATATAATAATGGGTAATGTGTATCTTGTAATCGGTGGACTACAGGTGATAGTAAAAGTTTTGTTTACTAATATTACTTCAATGAAATTATTATATAAACGTTAGTTTTTTAAAATTTCTATTCAGAATATTCTCATCATCAACTTTTAGCCAATCACCTATTATCGTTGCGTATATACTCCTGAAATCTACACTGTACTTGATATCCCCGTTAGTATCTAGATTGGATAAGTTGGGTAATTCATTATACACGCCGGCTTTTTTAAGAGAACCGCTTATAGCAAGTACATTATTAGCTGCGCCATGATCCGTTCCGCGACTTCCATTTTGTTTTACCCTACGACCAAACTCAGAAAAAGTTAGTATCAGAGTGTCTTTAAATCTATTATTCTTTTTTAAATCTTTTACTAAGGCGCCAACAGCTTCAGAATATATTCCTAATAATCTATCTTGACTATTCACTTGATTAACATGACTATCAAAACCACCTAGCGAACTATAGAAAACTCTAGTTTTTAATCCAGAAACAATGAAATCAGCAATAGTTTTTAGATTTTTCGCAAATGGTGACTGTGGGTATTCGGTATTGGTTTTATATATTTTAGAAGTTTCATAGATGTAGGATGCAGATGAATACGTTTCAAGCATTGTCTTGTATAGATACCCTTGATTATCTTCGTCTAACATGTCTTTATGAGTGTTGTCTACAAGCTTATTAAAAAAGGGTTCTCTCGTAGTTCTGTATAATTGGTTAGGATCAGAAACAGCTATGCCGTTCATTTGATTTCCCTTCATAGCAAGAGATAGTGAGTTATCTACTTCTATTGCTTGATACGGATGCTGGCAACTAGCATCGAGATATCTGCCTACCCAACCAGTAGATAAATACTGGTTAGTATCACTAGCCGTTTGCCAGATGTCCGTACTCCTGAAATGTGATCTGTTTGGATTTGGATATCCTACATTGTTAATAATAGATACTTCGCCTTGATCATACAAGTCTTTTATTGCTCTTAAGTTATCATTAAAAGCTAGGTCGTTTGTTATTTTTAAGGTTTGCGTTGCTTTTTTAGAAATTGTTGGTCTTAAACTGTGATATATGTCATTACTAATTGGGATAATGCTATTTAAACCATCATTTCCTCCAGATAGTTGTATGATAATTACATTTTTATATCCAGATAATTGATCAGGTGTTAAAAATTCCATCCCTTTCAGAAATGAAGGGACTAATGCCATTCCCGAGGCAAAAACGGATTGTTTTAAAAAATCTCTTCTGTCCATAATCTTAAAGTTTTAGCAAAGTTGGTATTCAGGTAAGCTCATTAATTCAATAATGAAGTTTTTGGTGTCAGACGAATCAAGCTTTTTTATAATAGTGCTCGCTCCATTAGATGGCTTAGGTTGGATTATAAAATTCACTAGTTCCTTTTTATCTCTTTGTTCCAGAGAAGTAAGGAACCTTTCCCAATTTGGTGTAGCTTTTACTTTTTTCTCAATCTGAG
Coding sequences:
- a CDS encoding DUF1501 domain-containing protein is translated as MDRRDFLKQSVFASGMALVPSFLKGMEFLTPDQLSGYKNVIIIQLSGGNDGLNSIIPISNDIYHSLRPTISKKATQTLKITNDLAFNDNLRAIKDLYDQGEVSIINNVGYPNPNRSHFRSTDIWQTASDTNQYLSTGWVGRYLDASCQHPYQAIEVDNSLSLAMKGNQMNGIAVSDPNQLYRTTREPFFNKLVDNTHKDMLDEDNQGYLYKTMLETYSSASYIYETSKIYKTNTEYPQSPFAKNLKTIADFIVSGLKTRVFYSSLGGFDSHVNQVNSQDRLLGIYSEAVGALVKDLKKNNRFKDTLILTFSEFGRRVKQNGSRGTDHGAANNVLAISGSLKKAGVYNELPNLSNLDTNGDIKYSVDFRSIYATIIGDWLKVDDENILNRNFKKLTFI